The Plectropomus leopardus isolate mb chromosome 2, YSFRI_Pleo_2.0, whole genome shotgun sequence genome has a window encoding:
- the necap2 gene encoding adaptin ear-binding coat-associated protein 2, translating to MADDNSYESMLCVKPEVHVYRIPPRASNRGYRAADWKLDEPAWSGRMKITAKGKMAFIKLEDKNTGELFAQAPVEQYPGCVVEAVTDSSRYFVIRIEDGNGRHAFIGLGFADRGDSFDFNVALQDHFKWVKQEGEIAKQEASQSAAPKLDLSFKEGQTIKISIGNIKKKDAGAAKPSRAMGGGLLPPPPGAKAGGVIPPPVGPQAAPAVQTNTATLLDFGSSVPAAQPSSDLWGDFTSAGSNSSKDAVKSGWVQFS from the exons ATGGCAGACGACAACAGTTATGAGTCGATGCTGTGTGTGAAGCCCGAGGTCCATGTTTATCGGATCCCGCCGCGGGCCTCGAACCGCGGATATCG cgctGCTGATTGGAAGCTGGATGAACCCGCATGGAGCGGTAGGATGAAAATCACTGCTAAAGGCAAGATGGCCTTCATAAAGTtagaggacaaaaacacag GAGAGTTGTTTGCCCAAGCTCCAGTCGAACAGTATCCCGGGTGTGTAGTCGAAGCAGTCACAGACTCCAGCAGGTACTTTGTGATCCGGATAGAAGATGGCAATG GGCGTCACGCTTTCATCGGTCTGGGTTTCGCTGATCGCGGAGACTCATTTGACTTCAACGTAGCTTTACAAGACCATTTTAA ATGGGTGAAGCAAGAAGGTGAAATCGCAAAACAGGAAGCTTCTCAGAGCGCAGCACCGAAGCTGGACCTGAGCTTCAAAGAGGGCCAGACGATCAAGATCAGCATTGGG AACATCAAGAAGAAGGATGCAGGTGCTGCCAAACCCAGCAGGGCCATGGGCGGCGGTCTGCTGCCTCCTCCACCGGGTGCGAAGGCTGGAGGTGTCATTCCGCCTCCTGTGGGACCGCAGGCCGCCCCAGCTGTACAGACAAACACTG CCACTCTTTTAGACTTTGGCTCCTCCGTCCCTGCAGCCCAGCCCAGCTCCGACTTGTGGGGGGATTTCACATCTGCAGGCTCCAA CTCCAGTAAAGATGCTGTCAAATCAGGATGGGTGCAGTTTAGTTGA
- the LOC121959345 gene encoding SUZ domain-containing protein 1-like has product MEDEEVAESWEEAADSGEIERRLEAKLKINQEAKKSSSGSGGSPVRTAIVIQDDSLPAAPPPQIRILKRPTNNGTAGNLASSTRPSQQMKSLAQREAEYAEARKRILGSASSDDSSQDNPCQDRPARMTSQQPPDPVRPNNHVIRQPTGPDGTSGFRLCR; this is encoded by the exons ATGGAGGATGAAGAGGTTGCAGAGAGCTGGGAAGAGGCAGCGGACAGCGGG gAAATAGAGAGAAGGCTAGAAgctaaactgaaaataaatcaggAGGCAAA GAAGTCCAGCTCGGGTTCAGGTGGCTCACCTGTTCGAACTGCTATTGTAATCCAGGACGACTCTCTACCTGCAGCACCCCCACCACAAATTCGAATTCTGAAACGTCCTACAAATAACGGTACCGCAGGAAACCTTGCATCCTCGACTCGTCCCTCTCAGCAGATGAAGTCTTTGGCCCAGAGGGAGGCAGAATACGCAGAAGCACGAAAAAGGATTTTGGGTAGTGCATCTTCAGATGATTCGTCTCAGGACAATCCATGCCAGGACAG GCCAGCTCGTATGACCTCGCAGCAACCACCAGACCCAGTTCGTCCAAACAATCATGTGATCCGCCAGCCCACTGGCCCAGACGGCACCTCAGGCTTCCGACTGTGCAGATAA